From Carassius auratus strain Wakin unplaced genomic scaffold, ASM336829v1 scaf_tig00216113, whole genome shotgun sequence, the proteins below share one genomic window:
- the LOC113097133 gene encoding protein NLRC3-like, producing MSLSQKQSQKRKHSDSHVSSSVSVKSDRSKGAGPNFSEETTPRTKRFQYETLDPDLQSHRKHNNFTDSLLQIFQDLESKIITFLKKELENFKKILQKEDMQYFVKDFNENRCSMKEAALDLTLYFLREMKQDEAADTLENELFFIHQLKCSLKKKYQCVFEGIAKQGDSTLLKNIYTDLYITQGCSEQVNTEHEVRQIEVASRRHESQEIQVECKHLFEAPEQDKQIRTVLTKGVAGIGKSVSVQKFVLDWAEGKENQDISFIFPLPFREMNLKEQEKLSLMDLLTQFFPETKGLNLTRRNQFKVLFILDGLDECRLPVNFKDNETWSDVSSPTSLDVLLTNLIKGNLLPSALIWITSRPAAASKIPPDCIDRLTEIRGFNDAQKEEYFRKRFTVENQAKEIIDHVKQSKSLFIMCHIPVFCWISATVLQNILEKKINNVVKNNQNDDVSKTLQKSNTEDTPKTLTQMYTHFLRFQIQQSRRKYDGEHTPDVSWDKDAIFSLGKLAFDQLERNNVIFYDTDLEACGIDVYKASVYSGMCTQIFKEETGITLGTMYCFVHLSIQEFIAALYAHLFLDINKKCVFDQDSTEQENKSETMIDLLKTAVDKALESDNGHLDLFLRFLLGLSLQSNQRLLQGLLTHEKDNDKSKKEIVKYIKQKLESNLSPERSINLFYCLNELNDQTLVKNIQTHLRKGSLSSANLSPAQWSALVFVLLTSEEELEEFELQKFKKSDECLIRLSAVIKTCKRAL from the exons TCAAAAAAGGAAACATtcagactcacatgtgtccagctctgtgtctgtgaagagtgaccggtcAAAGGGTGCAGGGCCAAACTTCAGTGAAGAAACAACACCACGAACCAAACG GTTTCAGTATGAAACATTAGATCCAGATTTACAGTCTCACAGGAAACACAATAATTTTACAGACAGTCTCCTGCAGATCTTCcag GATCTTGAGAgcaaaataatcacatttctaaagaaagaactggaaaattttaagaaaatattacaaaaagaggacatgcaatactttgtgaaggactttaatgagaacagatgcagtatgaaagaagcagctcttgatctcacgctctacttcctgagagagatgaagcaagatgaagctgctgatactcTAGAAA atgagctgttcttcattcatcagctaaagtgtagcctaaagaagaagtatcaatgtgtgtttgaaggaattgcaaagcaaggagactctacacttctgaagaacatctacacagatctctatatcactcagggttgtagtgaacaggtcaatactgaacatgaggtgagacagattgaagttgcttccagacgtcatgaatcacaggagatacaggttgagtgcaaacatttgtttgaagcacctgaacaagacaagcagatcagaactgtactgacaaaaggagttgctggcatcggaaaatccgtctctgtgcagaagtttgttctggattgggccgaaggaaaagaaaatcaagatatcagcttcatatttcctcttccatttagagagatgaacttaaaggagcaagaaaaactaagtttgatggacctattaactcagtttttcccagagacaaaaggactaaaccttacaagaagaaatcaattcaaagtcttgttcattcttgatggattggatgaatgtcgtcttcctgtaaactttaaggataatgagacctggtctgatgtttcatcaccaacctctctggatgttctcctgacgaacctcatcaagggaaatctgcttccttctgctctcatctggatcaccagcagaccagcagctgccagtaagattcctcctgactgtatcgaccggctgacagagatacgaggattcaatgatgcacaaaaggaggagtacttcagaaaaagattcacggttgagaatcaggccaaagaaatcattgatcatgttaaacaatcaaagagtctctttatcatgtgccacatcccagtcttctgctggatttcagccaccgttctccagaacattttagagaagaaaataaataatgttgtgaaaaacaatcagaatgatgatgtctccaaaacactgcagaagtcaaatactgaagacactcctaagactctgacacaaatgtacacgcacttcctcagatttcagatccagcagagcagacgaaagtatgatggagaacatacaccagatgtttcctgggataaagatgccatcttttcactggggaaactggcatttgatcagctggaaagaaacaatgtgatcttctatgacacagatctggaagcctgtggtattgacgtctataaggcatcagtgtactcaggcatgtgtacccagatctttaaggaggaaacagggatcactcttggtaccatgtactgcttcgttcacttgagcattcaagagtttattgcagccctttatgcacatctgtttctagacatcaacaagaaatgtgtgtttgatcaagactctacagaacaggaaaacaaaagtgaaaccatgattgatttgctcaagactgcagtggacaaggcactagagagtgataatggacacctggatctttttcttcgattcctccttggtttgtcactccagtccaatcagagactcttacagggtctTTTGACACATGAAAAAGACAATGACAAGAGCAAAAAGGAAATAGTTAAatacatcaagcagaaattagagtctaatctgtctccagagagatccatcaatctgttctactgtctgaatgaactgaacgaccaaactctggtgaaaaacattcagacccaccttcgcaaaggaagtctctcatctgctaatctttcacctgcccagtggtctgctttggtctttgtgttgttgacatcagaggaggagctggaggagtttgagcttcagaaattcaagaaatcagacgagtgtctcattagattatcagcagtcatcaaaacctgcaaaagagctctgtaa